The sequence AAATTTTTGCTGATATTTCTTCTTTGGGATAAAAACGAATGTGTGTCGAGTTCCGTtagttgtaggttaagtaattagaaaaataatggagagtaacgttaaccacttagtcgtttgacaattctactgtccaaaaacataaattcgaacaaatagtttttgggcgagacgaagttcgacgggtcagctagtacaaTTATGATATAATTCCATATTTTTATGCCATTCATATAAATAGTGGAAGAGAATACGGAGAAATGTGTATAAAATTCCTTCATTGTTCAACCTAAAATTATTCGAACGGTTCCATAATTTATTTTTAGGAATAAATTCTTCTCAAGGATTAAAATGACAATTGGTAATATACATTCAGTCTGATTCATGACGATTAACATACAGTTCACTAACATTTTAAAAGTAACTCGTCAACCAACCGCCAACCTAACTACAATTATGAAAACCTGTGATGCTCCGATGTTAACAACGTGAGGTCTGCCGGATTCCCGTTATCATTCAGAAAAACCTGTGGCATCATGAATTTCTTTCACCAATCGGTGTTTTTGTTTAAGTCCTGGTATTGAACCAGCAGCCACTAAAACTAAGAGCACCCTAAACGACCCTGGAGAATGGAACATGTTTTTCATACTATGCCATTGGACCTTGATATCAGCAGAAGCAAGTGGCATAAGTGTACAGTTTTAGATCGGTCTACGATTCCGTATAGGAGAAATAGACAGACAATGGCTGTTGGTCGTTGCTGTTACTAAACATCAGAACATTTCTACTTATGAAATAAAGACAAACGTTTAATTGTATAGCGAAACAAATAGACGAAAACCCCTAGTGCCAATTCCCAACAGTTTCCCCTACGCGATCGACGAGAACGGTGCAAAAGAAAGTGCATCACCAAATTCAAAGCAAGAACGTTGAGGAAACTGGTTTCCAGTCGAATGTATTTCACTCGATTCTCGCGCAAGCAACCCGAAAACCGAAAAGTAGTAGTCCGGtacccagtttttttttattcattaaactTCATTGGAAAAAGTGAGTGGTTCTCACTTCGAAGGGGTCACCGGATGTGAAAGTAATCCGCGGTCGACTGAATCTACCTtctagcaaataataattgaatcaGCCCCTCGTCCATCACTGCAAaagttctttttttctttttgcactTTCTTCGGCACATCTGACGACAGCGTGAAacctttcgaaaaaccaaaataaGGTCAAAACTTTCGTAATGCCGTCAGACGAGAACAGAATCTGTAGAAAGCATATCAGTCCACTCGATAATCACACCCGGTAAGGATGGCGCGATCTCCCGTAACTATGGTTCGACACATTTCCCGGCACCTGTTAGTCCTAGTTTCTGTAGTTATGGTAGTCTGCTTTGTCGGGTATCTCAATAATAGACAAAATGCGCTGGATAATCAAACTTTTCGAGAAAGCCAGTTATTGTTGCGTCAGCGGTTAATGGAATCGGAAAACCGAACATCTACGGAGACCGAAGTAATAAGTTCATCCACGAGTAAAGATACAAATCTGTGGACTCCACCCGGTGATCTTGGCTATGCAGTCAAATTAGGATCAACCGAAGAGTCTGTTGGAAAGATGGTCAAACTAGGCTACGACAGCCAAGGTTTGAACCAATATGTATCCGATCTGATATCGGTAAAACGTCGATTGCCGGATATTCGAGACGACTGGTGCCGACAGCCTGGAAGATATCTATCAAATCTTCCGAAAACTACTGTCGTCATAGTGTTCTACAACGAAGCCTGGTCAGTGTTGGTGCGAACGGTTCACTCAATCCTCGATCGATCACCAACCGAGCTGATTAGGGAGATTATTTTGGTGGATGATTTCTCCTATCTGCGTAAGTTTCCAGTTCCCGTTAGAATCGATCGAGCGAATAATCTTCCGCTTATATTTCAGCACATTTGAAAATTCAACTGGAGGACTATTTCCTTGCCTACCCCAAAGTACGTATCGTTCGAGCCGACGAGCGTTTGGGGCTGATGCGAGCTAGACTTCTGGGAGCTCGCAGTGCCACGGCGGATGTACTGACATTCCTAGACGCACACGTGGAATGTATCGAAGGATGGTTGGAGGCACTGTTGGATCCGGTTGCACGAAACTGGACTACCATTGCTATTCCAACAATCGACTGGATTGATGAACACGACATGCATCTACGTTCGGAAAGTGCCCCGCAGTTCTACGGTGCGTACGATTGGGATCTGAATTTCGGTTGGTGGGGACGTGCCTCGCGAAAGATCAAATATGAAAATAAGCTCGAACCGTTCGATACACCGGCCATGTCTGGGGGACTATTTGCGATCACTAAAAGGTTTTTTGAGCACGTCGGTTGGTATGACGAAGGATTCGAAATCTACGGTGTGGAGAACATTGAGTTGTCGATGAAAAGTTGGATGTGTGGCGGCAAAATGGTGACCGTTCCCTGCTCTCGAGTAGCGCACATTCAGAAAACCGGTCATCCCTACATGCAGCAGACTTCGAAAGATGTGATTCGCGCTAACTCGCTTCGACTGGCCGAGGTTTGGATGGATGAGTACAAGCAAGTTATTTTCGATATCTACGGTATCCCAAGGTATCCGATCGAGGAGGCTGGCGAACTGTGCTCCAGACGAGAGATACGCAAGAAGGCCAATTGCAAAAGTTTTCGATACTATGTTGAAAATGCCTTTCCGGAAATGAGAAATCCGATGGTTACGGGAGCTTTCCGCGGAGAGGTAAGTAAATGAGTATCAAAAATAGGTTTCAGTTGTTTATACGCTTTTTTCGTAGATGAGGAACAAAGCGCTCGGGAATAGCATCTGTTTGGAATATGTGAAGGAGGAAAACTCATTGAAAATGACAAACTGTGACCATCAGGAACGGAATCAATACTGGACCCACAACTACTACCGGGAGCTGAACAGTCGACGGAACTGCATCGATTACACGGGAAGTGGATCGGTGATGGTCTTCGGTTGTCACCGAGCCCGTGGCAATCAGGAATGGGAGAACGTCAATGCGACTGGGCAGTTCAGAAGTGTCAAGTATGGTAAGTGCTTGGCCGTCGATCTTACCACCAACACCACGCTCCGAATGGAGAACTGTGATGCGAAAAAGGACGCGCAAATGTGGCTGGTGAATTTAATCACGCTCGACGTTTCGATCTTCACTAAATCATAATCGGTTCGCTTTTTCCGTTTTATTATGAAATGATTTGTTTACCATCACTTAGACCGCAATTTCATAAATCTGCGGGAATTTAACAGTCAAATCGTATGCCTTAAACGGGTAATGTTtataaatacatttttatacTTCAAAATATCCGTCGATCTCTAGTTTGATCAAGAATCAGGTCGGGTTAAAAATGTTGGGGATGAATCCTGTATAATGGCtgcgaaaaatttcaaataatttatctAGCATCATCTAGTTGAAGCTGTTATTGTGCATGAACCTAACATTATCGGTAGTTTTAGAGTTGCATTGTAGCAGAAATGAGATTCCCAAAATTACCGCAAGACACTGCCATCAACAACAAGGGtgtactcttagaaaaaataaatagaaattacgcatgacgtaaattcaagcataccAATTTATCATAAGAGTCAGCATTCGTAAAATCACCCAAAAAAATGTGctatttctattttttgttcCAGAATGATAATTAGTTTCTATTTGACCATTAATATGTAAATCATTTGTTCGTTGGAAAATTTCATGCGCGTTGACAAATGTGCACTTCGCAGCACCCGGCGCGCGTGAAAAAACTATGTCGCAAGTCATACTTCTcgtgataaatttttaaaataattgctGGCTCATGAATGTTTCAACGGATTTAGATTGTACtatgtattattgtattataaTAAAGTCAATTGCCTATATTTACATTATGAAAATtcagagaaacaaagccatttcttttATATACGAATTTTTTCACAGCAGTCACTctacggacattatgccccatcttggattcaacagtatgctttgagttaaaatattgttttaaagatttataacggttttttaaaaacaaaatgtagcgttGGGAGAATGAAAActgttggtttccaattgtaattaattgattatgcaattgatttttgATGCAAAGTATATCTTCTCCATCTTTCCTTTTTTCTTTATCGATATTTCAagggcatattgcatcattgttgtggggcgtAATGTCTTTTGTAgtggggcataccactgatttgttgtgagacatattataCGGCTGCCTACGCCAACGAAAAAattgagaatgtggtcgttttacAAAATGTGTATATAAGAATCAGTTCTCATCACTTCTAACGAAATCatcgaaaattatgttcctcaggcgTATTACAAAGAAACACCTACATTTTCTAAGAAattatatctcaatgttttcttagatGGAGCATATTATACCACTATTCCCTACGCTCTTTtcgtttttcattttctcattGTATTGTCTTTTAGACGATAAAATGAGATCGTGCATAATTCGCTAGTCAAGAGAGGCGTTTCAACCAGGGATGCCAAGTTCCTTTCGGAAGAAGAAGTCTGGCATTATCTATGTTAACAAAAAAATAGTTCCATTTGTTTCTGTGACTCGTCAATAAATTATGACCTCGTGCATAGCATCTTGAAACCCTACACAGACGTGGATTTTAACTTTACTTGAGGAAAACTTTCAAAACAAATGCCGTTTCAGATATCGTTTTTCGTCTTTATGGTTATGGAACGTTTCGAAACGAttaattcaaaatatttgaaaatcagttgaaaTCTGTACAacctggcaaaagatctggcctGGCGAGAAGAGAAAAATCTGGAACATTGGCAACTTTGGTTTCAACCCACAAAGAGATTAACAGCTCGAGAGAGGCAGagagtaaaaacaacaaatcgAACTTTCTGGCTGACGACGAATATCATTCGAGTAGTGACAGCTAAAACAGGGAAACGCGTTTTTTCTACCTTTTAGTCACAATGGATAACGTAAAACAGATTGAATTGGTTAAATCATATCCGGAATTATACGACATGAGAGATACAATATTTAAACACACGAAATATTTAAACACACGAAAGAAAACGGAGATTTGGCGACCGATAGGAAGTTCTCTGGATGTAGACGGAAagtaaaaacttgttttaatctacctagtggtgtaataatgcctttctcatatcaatcatactataataaataatactgtggtattcttcaaaataattttcttcgattcttaaaagaataaccgaaatcggtttgtttgaccgtctactgataaaaactgtcaattcgaaaagatttgaggtcgatttagaattttttctaaggtttttcctcattttaagtgatggtatacactttttaacacactttaccctatattttcggatccggaagtcggatcagcatgaaattcaggaattacgcatgggaccgcaggacctttcatttgaatctaaatttgtgaaaatcggttcagccatctctgagaaaaaattagtgctcttattttcacaattttttgcactttttaccccacaattccggaaccgaaagtcggatccaaattatattcaggaattttgtatgggaccacaagagctttcatttgaatctaagtttgtgaaaatcggttcagccatctccgagaaaagttagtgcaaaaaaacgttacacacacacacacagacattttgcgtactcgacgaactgagtcgaatggtatatgacactcggccctccgggcttcggttcaaatgtcggttttcctagtgattgcataccctttctatatgagaaagaaaaaaaaaagcttttgacgtaggattacatttttgttttctatactggGGTGCAAATCCAAAATACAGATAATAAGACCGTACAAACagcggtcaggttttgaacatctacatcTTTAACTGATATTCGATATCACAGATAAACGATGATCGAATCTTCAATTAGTAACGAAGTATTTCTAATTTTTCCAGTTTCTCAAACCAATTGTCATGATTTCCTCCAACAGATGCGACAGTTTTGTATACATAAGCTCGCGGATTCTTCAAGATTTCTGCTCCTgaatgagtgcgttcgcattcAGGAAAATCGCTCTTACAAAACAAGATTCAGTATCGAAttgacttgcactctgtgcggttcgatactgccgttCAAAAACACATCGTTCAAAAAGTCCAGGAAATAACTAGTATTGTCAAAACGTGCCTAATTTTTTTCGGGATGACTGCCTCATTTGGTCACgtttaaaatcagaataccacaaatctttgtttttaatccGAATATGGGTAACACTTCTcaataggggctggggtccactaggagattgatagtacctattagctctctccggacagtaccagcctagatgccgtgtgaaaTCCGACGGAAGAAaaagaaccaagaatagatccactgggttcttgcttccatgtcgtaatagGCGACAATtgtaggagtttctttttcctttcagttatcagatattttcaatgacttctgattactctattttactaaattatctcttcattaaacctatcaatttccatctagcttcggagaaaagttttatttggaatgttttcttcttccatgttattgattgtctttcaggattataaaatgaatgataaaaatcaaccattccgcaaatccgtttatattacaaagttaataacagggataacatatatcggtatattgaatacatagtaaaaaaaacacttggtATTAATatgtcaaacaataaattaatatttttctcggtagccggctgcccaggtcaaccaatataaccaattaataattttaataaataattaaaataataaataataaaatataataaatacatatatctcgacgtttcacgcAATTTTAAGACATTCGGCATCGAAAACAATTTTAgatttcagaaatttcatgTCCTACGAGGGGGGGCAGTACActttattacacttcaatgacagtaacttatatgaaacAAATTCACGGAGCAAGTTGAAGACATTGCAAtgtgcattataactgctatgtaacctgaaaagcgtaagaggcggagcttgtgcgaccTATTGATGGTTGAAAAACAAGTTAtacgaatatttgaatatttgatttgattttatatCTGTCACATGGATACATAAAAACATACGTTTGTGTCAAGTTGTAATTTTTTGATGTTTCTTCCATTTCGATATTGGCATTTGATAATCAAAACTAAACTGTACAGAATTCAAGGTTGTGTAAAATCATTATATCTACTCCAAATTTAtgtgctattcgatatttatggtgaagttgatcattgtatTTATTGAAAACGTTCGCGCCATCGATATGTTAGGTTTTAGAGCATCGACAAACAATTAATATTCACATTTTCATTCCCATCATATACAATTTGAAGCTATaaagtcaaaatgtgttcagatAGAATTGTTATTGATGATTATTATTAGTGTTTCATCGAtcaaaattaaaacagtttaccaaacgcaatgaaaaataaacattgtgtgaaatctaatgaatattgtatTAATTGATTATAATGGCTGCCATTTGCATAAGTTTTTCCATCCATACACTGTCGTGACAAAGCGTTCGAATATTCTTTGGTAGGGAGAagatattttccaaaaactAAAGTTTGTTTCGCACATATACCGGAAAGACTTCTGCAGAATTCAAGTAGCTCTTCGTATTGGCACAGGTTCAACTATACATTTTTTTAGAATTGATAGATTATTCTCTACTTATTGgtttaatattattgtccgggaAAATGTACGCAAACTTTCAATCGACAGTGCGTTGGTTTTTCTTTGTTGgatcacaacgaatacggtaaccgatatgaaatcattacttaactttgtcttgtAGTGTGTGACATGTACATTGTCAAATTTTGTTGCGATGACCAGTTGGTGACTAAAACAGTTAATACGAACATGTCATAAGAACTAGGTTACCGAAAAGTTACGTCGAAACTTATTGTAAgttagtatgatgagatgtgaatccgtaacattattttgacttcaTTGTCAtcataatccgacttgtttcgttGGGTCAATCATATGACCATTATGCAGCAtaggatttattttcttttttatgaATAAGTTACAGGTGCTACTTAGGGGGATGAGAAGGGGAGTAGGataattttgtgataatactaaaaAGTGGGAAACTTGTAATGAAAGAGAATATCAACGATGGTAAACACTACAAATGGTCCCATCTGCTAATGGCAGCAGTGCCgttaaaatttcattcgatttaattgaaaccgaatgtgaaacacactgacgatctctctactgcagtaaccttcacactctgacacacacttCAATCGAgtctcttcaaatcaaagctcagtttaaccaccgtcagttgatctcttgaagtaacaaaatatctctttcaatagtgtgagagcgaccTTCAAATAAGGTTTAATTAAAAACATtctaattggttcaagataatagatgaaagacaatccagataactgaaatatcaatcacagaatacacataaattaattgtttcctccttcagttttcatttttaatactttactccatttataattctattcattcgaacttgctcgcTACCAACAGCAAAGACGataaagcagctagactacttagcacttgaaactgagcaggcaaaacttcaaataactaggcgcgattattcaactgacgatgaattctgggagcttcacttgaaaatgccgacaaaattaaacaaatttgtattgatatgctgacggtcagtggccataaatttcattttcatctaatgtcattcgattgaaaattaaattttaccgcactgaatgATAGTTTATCTATAATAACTTTTCTTGCAATTATTTTAGCGTAATTCtttgttttctaaaatttcttctgataGATTGAAAAGATGGTGACCTTGGTCATAATGCAAGATAGTAAAAAGAATCAAACAATAGTAAACAATAAACGCTACTGCTACACAAAAAGTGTCTGTAATTTTCAAACTCGATTTAAAAACTTTTCCATTTTGTTGCGCTTTAATTTCATATCATTTTCTTATACAGATTTCCAATACAGAATTTCGA comes from Malaya genurostris strain Urasoe2022 chromosome 3, Malgen_1.1, whole genome shotgun sequence and encodes:
- the LOC131438351 gene encoding putative polypeptide N-acetylgalactosaminyltransferase 9, whose protein sequence is MARSPVTMVRHISRHLLVLVSVVMVVCFVGYLNNRQNALDNQTFRESQLLLRQRLMESENRTSTETEVISSSTSKDTNLWTPPGDLGYAVKLGSTEESVGKMVKLGYDSQGLNQYVSDLISVKRRLPDIRDDWCRQPGRYLSNLPKTTVVIVFYNEAWSVLVRTVHSILDRSPTELIREIILVDDFSYLPHLKIQLEDYFLAYPKVRIVRADERLGLMRARLLGARSATADVLTFLDAHVECIEGWLEALLDPVARNWTTIAIPTIDWIDEHDMHLRSESAPQFYGAYDWDLNFGWWGRASRKIKYENKLEPFDTPAMSGGLFAITKRFFEHVGWYDEGFEIYGVENIELSMKSWMCGGKMVTVPCSRVAHIQKTGHPYMQQTSKDVIRANSLRLAEVWMDEYKQVIFDIYGIPRYPIEEAGELCSRREIRKKANCKSFRYYVENAFPEMRNPMVTGAFRGEMRNKALGNSICLEYVKEENSLKMTNCDHQERNQYWTHNYYRELNSRRNCIDYTGSGSVMVFGCHRARGNQEWENVNATGQFRSVKYGKCLAVDLTTNTTLRMENCDAKKDAQMWLVNLITLDVSIFTKS